A window of Tripterygium wilfordii isolate XIE 37 chromosome 7, ASM1340144v1, whole genome shotgun sequence contains these coding sequences:
- the LOC120002062 gene encoding protein TIC 21, chloroplastic gives MQPLLLLGTSTGTPSLPHIASSSSVLQRRLSSNSTSNLALFPSNSLSLLKPAESLSFTTLRRDAVYSRGSKLLSSTKIASSPISPTSTAPNDDAEKAKLAQVSKRLENTSRYFKRLGNLGFWGQLVCTVVSAVILSFSVVVTGKISSPATFYATGGSIAAAFISVFWSFGYIRLSDKLRKTANDPSKAPPRADVMKSLKNGIILNILGMGAAILGMQATVGTLVAKALTSSANPYYQGIAPGYKPVLALDVFLVQASANTILSHFLGLVFSLELLRSVTLPPGESIAVPRAA, from the exons ATGCAACCGCTGCTGTTGCTGGGGACTAGCACCGGCACACCATCGTTGCCGCACATCGCGTCGAGTTCCTCCGTCCTTCAGCGGCGACTTTCCTCTAATTCCACCTCTAATCTCGCTCTCTTCCCTTCGAATTCACTCTCTTTACTTAAACCAGCCGAATCGCTGTCATTTACTACATTGCGTCGCGATGCTGTTTACAGCAGAGGATCAAAGCTACTCTCCTCTACTAAAATTGCTTCCTCACCAATTTCGCCTACATCAACAGCCCCAAATGATGATGCAGAGAAAGCGAAGCTTGCTCAG GTATCTAAGAGACTAGAGAACACTTCAAGATATTTCAAGCGGCTAGGTAATTTAGGATTTTGGGGACAACTAGTATGCACTGTGGTGTCTGCTGTCATTCTTTCATTTTCAGTTGTTGTCACTGGGAAGATCTCGTCTCCTGCTACGTTTTATGCTACTGGTGGTAGTATCGCAGCTGCATTTATATCTGTGTTTTGGTCGTTTGGTTATATCCGGCTCTCAGATAAGTTACGGAAAACTGCTAACGATCCTTCCAAG GCTCCTCCTCGTGCTGATGTTATGAAAAGCTTGAAAAATGGAAtcatattaaatattttggGAATGGGGGCTGCAATTCTTGGCATGCAAGCGACAGTTGGAACATTGGTTGCAAAGGCTCTCACCTCCTCAGCAAATCCGTACTATCAGGGAATCGCTCCCGGCTACAAGCCGGTTCTTGCATTGGATGTATTCTTGGTGCAG GCATCCGCGAACACCATCCTCTCTCATTTCCTGGGGCTTGTTTTTTCGTTGGAGTTGCTGCGCTCAGTAACACTGCCACCTGGAGAAAGCATTGCAGTTCCCCGTGCTGCGTAA
- the LOC120002063 gene encoding probable carbohydrate esterase At4g34215, which yields METAIKHIFILSGQSNMAGRGGVIRAQDHHQHWDGIVPLECQPHTNTHRLSATLHWEQACEPLHADIDAKKVCGVGPGMSFSNSIRGHCGEEVVVGLVPCAVGGTAIKEWARGEHLYESMVKRAKYSIKDGGEIKALLWYQGESDTSSAHDAEAYQVNMERLIKNVREDLNLPSLPFIQVAIASGDKKYMEKIREAQLGIKLPNVACVDAKGLSLKEDNLHLTTEAQVQLGHMLAHAYLHHFGPSNPPHVA from the exons ATGGAAACAGcaatcaaacatattttcattCTCTCCGGCCAAAGCAACATGGCCGGTCGCGGCGGCGTAATTAGAGCCCAGGACCACCACCAGCACTGGGACGGAATTGTCCCACTCGAATGCCAACCCCACACCAACACACACCGCCTGTCCGCTACTCTTCATTGGGAGCAGGCGTGTGAGCCGCTACACGCCGACATAGACGCCAAAAAGGTCTGTGGAGTAGGGCCTGGCATGTCCTTCTCGAACTCAATCAGAGGCCATTGCGGGGAAGAGGTGGTGGTGGGGCTAGTTCCGTGCGCGGTGGGAGGCACCGCCATCAAAGAGTGGGCGCGTGGGGAGCACTTGTACGAGTCGATGGTGAAGAGAGCTAAATATAGTATCAAAGACGGAGGGGAGATCAAGGCTTTGTTATGGTACCAAGGAGAGAGTGACACGTCGAGTGCGCATGATGCTGAGGCGTACCAGGTGAACATGGAGAGGCTCATTAAGAATGTGAGGGAAGACCTTAATTTGCCTTCGCTCCCCTTCATTCAG GTGGCAATTGCATCAGGTGATAAAAAATACATGGAAAAAATAAGAGAAGCACAGCTGGGCATTAAGCTTCCAAATGTGGCGTGCGTGGATGCTAAGGGATTGTCGCTCAAGGAGGACAACCTTCACCTGACTACTGAGGCCCAAGTTCAGTTGGGCCACATGCTGGCCCATGCATACCTTCACCATTTTGGACCCTCAAATCCTCCGCATGTTGCTTGA